A single region of the Gorilla gorilla gorilla isolate KB3781 chromosome 1, NHGRI_mGorGor1-v2.1_pri, whole genome shotgun sequence genome encodes:
- the FCAMR gene encoding high affinity immunoglobulin alpha and immunoglobulin mu Fc receptor, translated as MDGEATVKPGEQKEVVRRGREVDYSRLIAGTLPQSHVTSRRAGWKMPLFLILCLLQGSSFALPQKRPHPRWLWEGSLPSRTHLRAMGTLTPSSPLCWREESSFAAPNSLKGSRLVSGEPGGAVTIQCHYAPSSVNRHQRKYWCRLGPPRWICQTIVSTNQYTHHRYRDRVALTDFPQRGFFVVRLSQLSPDDIGCYLCGIGSENNMLFLSMNLTISAGPASTLPTATPAAGELTMRSYGTASPVANRWTPGTTQTLGQGTAWDTVASTPGTSMTTASAEGRRTPGATRPAAPGTGSWAEGSVKAPAPIPESPPSKSRSMFNITEGVWEGTRSSVTNRARASKDRREMTTTKADRPREDIEGVRIALDAAKKVLGTIGPPALVSETLAWEILPQAMPVSKQQSQGSIGETTPAAGMWTLGTPAADVWILGTPAADVWTSMEAASGEGSAAGDLDAATGDRGPQATLSQAPAVGPWGPPGKESSVKRTFPDDESSSRTLAPVSTMLALFMLMALVLLQRKLWRRRTSQEAERVTLIQMTHFLEVNPQPDQLPHVERKMLQDDSLPAGASLTAPERNPGP; from the exons ATGGATGGAGAGGCCACAGTGAAGCCTGGAGAACAAAAG GAAGTggtgaggagaggaagagaagtggACTACTCCAGGCTCATTGCTGGCACTTTACCACAATCTCAC GTCACCAGCAGGAGGGCGGGATGGAAAATGCCCCTCTTCCTCATACTGTGCCTACTACAAG GTTCTTCTTTCGCCCTTCCACAAAAAAGACCCCATCCGAGATGGCTGTGGGAGGGCTCTCTCCCCTCCAGGACCCATCTCCGGGCCATGGGAACACTCACGCCTTCCTCGCCCCTCTGCTGGCGGGAGGAGAGCTCCTTTGCAG CTCCAAATTCATTGAAGGGCTCAAGGCTGGTGTCAGGGGAGCCTGGAGGAGCTGTCACCATCCAGTGCCATTATGCCCCCTCATCTGTCAACAGGCACCAGAGGAAGTACTGGTGCCGTCTGGGGCCCCCAAGATGGATCTGCCAGACCATTGTGTCCACCAACCAGTATACTCACCATCGCTATCGTGACCGTGTGGCCCTCACAGATTTTCCACAGAGAGGCTTCTTTGTGGTGAGGCTGTCCCAACTGTCCCCGGATGACATCGGATGCTACCTCTGCGGCATTGGAAGTGAAAACAACATGCTGTTCTTAAGCATGAATCTGACCATCTCTGCAG GTCCCGCCAGCACCCTCCCCACAGCCACTCCAGCTGCTGGGGAGCTCACCATGAGATCCTATGGAACAGCGTCTCCAGTGGCCAACAGATGGACCCCAGGAACCACCCAGACCTTAGGACAGGGGACAGCATGGGACACAGTTGCTTCAACTCCAGGAACCAGCATGACTACAGCTTCAGCTGAGGGAAGACGAACCCCAGGAGCAACCAGGCCAGCAGCTCCAGGGacaggcagctgggcagagggttCTGTCAAAGCACCAGCTCCGATTCCAGAGAGTCCACCTTCAAAGAGCAGAAGCATGTTCAATATAACAGAAGGTGTTTGGGAGGGCACCAGAAGCTCGGTGACAAACAGGGCTAGAGCCAGCAAGGACAGGAGGGAGATGACAACTACCAAGGCTGATAGGCCAAGGGAGGACATAGAGGGGGTCAGGATAGCTCTTGATGCAGCCAAAAAGGTCCTAGGAACCATTGGGCCACCAGCTCTGGTCTCAGAAACTTTGGCCTGGGAAATCCTCCCACAAGCAATGCCGGTTTCTAAGCAACAATCTCAGGGTTCCATTGGAGAAACAACTCCAGCTGCAGGCATGTGGACCTTGGGAACTCCAGCTGCAGATGTGTGGATCTTGGGAACTCCAGCTGCAGATGTGTGGACCAGCATGGAGGCAGCATCTGGGGAAGGAAGCGCTGCAGGGGACCTAGATGCTGCCACTGGAGACAGAGGTCCCCAAGCAACACTGAGCCAGGCCCCGGCAGTAGGACCCTGGGGACCCCCTGGCAAGGAGTCGTCCGTGAAGCG TACTTTTCCAGATGATGAAAGCAGCTCTCGGACCCTGGCTCCTGTCTCTACCATGCTGGCCCTGTTTATGCTTATGGCTCTGGTTCTATTGCAAAGGAAGCTCTGGAGAAGGAGGACCT CTCAGGAGGCAGAAAGGGTCACCTTAATTCAGATGACACATTTTCTGGAAGTGAACCCCCAACCAGACCAGCTGCCCCATGTGGAAAGAAAGATGCTCCAGGACGACTCTCTTCCTGCTGGGGCCAGCCTGACTGCCCCAGAGAGAAATCCAGGACCCTGA